In Silene latifolia isolate original U9 population chromosome X, ASM4854445v1, whole genome shotgun sequence, the following proteins share a genomic window:
- the LOC141618228 gene encoding uncharacterized protein LOC141618228, translated as MLVALRFPLKFRHYIMQCVTTASYSLNLNGNVFGFFKGQRGLRQGDPLSPLLFTICMEYLTRLMAHTTRDNGFRYHSLCKPLKLTHLMFADDLLLFCKGDAKSIMIILRTFSTFSRASGLRMSQGKSNAYFNGVKSNIKAEILQISGFVEGQLPFKYLGVPIKTTGLNSQDCKPLIEKIVSKIRGLGARKLSYAGRLVLVKAVLKTYHTYWASMFILPKGVIAHYTRTPLISWDKICKPKTEGGLGLKDDAIWNQAAIGKLVWWIFANPDQLWVKWVNHIYIKQKTWIDYSPPPDSSWYWRKICQTKGMFETAYRQQAWKNQKGLDYTVAKGYDYLRHRGDKVQWFELVWHKWSTPKHSILAWLYHHNGLNLKEKLQRLGIIEEDTCCICGLASETKEHLFFRCQYSMKVIEAVGTRLNIRLPTQNLPQSCRSCSGSKNKIGILSAIINACMYNIWKQRNASRLELQILRPTSIASSIVDELRIRLMGFASSKEKDEDRRLIERIIRS; from the exons ATGTTAGTTGCCTTGAGATTCCCTCTGAAGTTCAGACATTACATTATGCAATGTGTGACCACAGCCAGCTATTCACTAAACCTTAATGGCAATGTGTTTGGTTTCTTTAAGGGGCAACGGGGATTGAGACAAGGGGATCCACTTTCCCCTTTACTCTTTACCATTTGCATGGAATACTTGACAAGACTGATGGCTCACACCACAAGGGATAATGGATTTAGGTATCACTCGCTGTGTAAACCTCTGAAACTCACTCACTTAATGTTTGCAGACGATCTCCTTTTATTCTGCAAAGGAGATGCTAAGTCCATTATGATCATCCTTAGGACGTTTTCTACCTTTTCCCGGGCCTCAGGGCTAAGGATGAGTCAAGGAAAGTCTAATGCGTACTTTAATGGTGTCAAGTCTAATATCAAGGCTGAGATTCTCCAAATTTCTGGTTTTGTTGAGGGTCAATTACCTTTCAAATACTTGGGGGTGCCCATCAAAACCACCGGACTTAATTCTCAGGATTGCAAACCCTTGATAGAGAAGATAGTGAGCAAAATTAGGGGTTTGGGGGCCAGGAAGCTTTCTTACGCAGGGAGATTGGTCTTAGTGAAGGCAGTGCTGAAAACTTATCATACTTATTGGGCTTCTATGTTCATTCTGCCAAAAGGGGTTATAGCTC ATTATACCAGAACCCCCTTGATTTCATGGGATAAGATATGCAAACCAAAGACTGAAGGAGGCCTCGGGTTGAAAGATGATGCAATTTGGAATCAAGCAGCCATTGGCAAGCTTGTTTGGTGGATTTTTGCCAACCCAGACCAACTGTGGGTGAAGTGGGTCAACCATATATATATAAAGCAAAAAACTTGGATTGATTATTCTCCTCCGCCTGACTCTAGTTGGTATTGGAGGAAAATATGTCAAACCAAGGGCATGTTTGAGACGGCTTATCGTCAACAGGCTTGGAAAAATCAAAAAGGCCTAGATTATACAGTGGCGAAAGGTTATGACTACCTTAGACACAGAGGCGATAAAGTTCAATGGTTTGAGTTGGTCTGGCACAAATGGTCTACTCCTAAGCATAGCATTCTAGCATGGCTATATCATCACAATGGCTTAAATTTAAAAGAAAAATTGCAAAGATTGGGGATCATTGAGGAGGATACCTGCTGTATTTGCGGGCTTGCATCAGAGACCAAGGAACATCTTTTCTTTAGATGCCAGTATAGTATGAAGGTTATAGAGGCAGTCGGAACCCGATTAAACATCCGGTTACCTACACAGAATTTGCCCCAATCGTGTCGGAGTTGCAGTGGCTCAAAGAACAAGATTGGGATCTTGAGTGCCATCATCAATGCATGTATGTACAACATCTGGAAACAGAGAAATGCGAGCAGACTTGAACTTCAGATATTGCGACCTACGAGTATTGCTTCCTCCATCGTAGATGAGCTCCGAATCCGTCTTATGGGGTTTGCTTCGAGTAAGGAGAAAGATGAAGATAGAAGATTAATTGAGAGAATCATCAGGAGCTGA